One Dreissena polymorpha isolate Duluth1 chromosome 9, UMN_Dpol_1.0, whole genome shotgun sequence genomic window carries:
- the LOC127845376 gene encoding syntaxin-16-like, producing the protein MATRSLTEVFILMRNNALQSRNIFSDHLADDRMGLMTNVNLDLESGSVNTRSNRLPPEWVDGVEEIQYEMTRIKLKMKELSSLHDKHLTRPAFDDSIDEEHSIEIMTQEITQMFAHCQRLIQQITARSKRGTDQERKLSQNMLASLVRTIQEMSNNFRTSQSTYLKKMRSRQERSQFFDNAIGSDSGFMQEDEVYASYDKGFSQEQVSLVADNTTAVQQRDKEIANIVRSIQDLNDIFKDLSQMVVDQGTILDRIDYNIEHASVQVEKGLQQLQKAEKYQKKNRKMYFIFILALVIIVLIVILIGVKS; encoded by the exons CTTGCTGATGACAGGATGGGGCTTATGACCAATGTTAATCTAGATCTTGAATCTGGATCAGTAAACACAAGATCTAATAGACTGCCTCCTGAATG GGTTGATGGTGTAGAAGAAATTCAGTATGAAATGACAAGAATTAAGTTGAAAA TGAAAGAGTTGAGCTCGCTACATGACAAACACCTGACCCGGCCTGCATTTGATGACAGTATTGACGAGGAACATTCCATTGAAATCATGACACAAGAAATTACACAG ATGTTCGCCCATTGCCAAAGGTTGATACAGCAGATAACAGCCCGTAGTAAAAGGGGAACCGATCAGGAGCGGAAACTTTCACAGAATATGCTTGCCTCCCTTGTGAGAACCATCCAGGAAATGTCAAATAACTTCAGAACGAGCCAGTCCACATACTTGAAAA AGATGAGGAGTCGTCAGGAGCGGTCCCAGTTCTTTGACAATGCCATTGGGTCAGACTCAGGATTCATGCAGGAAGATGAGGTGTATGCCAGCTATGACAAG GGTTTCTCACAAGAGCAGGTGAGTCTGGTGGCAGACAACACGACGGCTGTGCAGCAGAGAGACAAGGAGATCGCAAACATAGTACGCTCCATACAGGATCTCAACGACATCTTCAAGGACCTCTCCCAGATGGTGGTAGATCAG GGTACAATACTGGACCGAATAGACTACAACATAGAGCATGCATCAGTGCAGGTAGAGAAAGGCCTACAACAACTGCAGAAGGCTGAAAAGTATCAGAAAAAGAACAGAAAGATGTACTTTATTTTTATACTCGCGCTGGTGATAATTGTACTTATTGTGATTCTGATCGGTGTCAAGAGTTAG